Within Vicia villosa cultivar HV-30 ecotype Madison, WI linkage group LG1, Vvil1.0, whole genome shotgun sequence, the genomic segment ACATGGAAGAAGCAAGCACATAGAGATGCGGTTTCATTATTTGAGGGAGTTAGTGAGCGATGGAACGTTACGATTGGGATATTGTCGAAGCGAAGATCAAGTAGCTGACTTATTGACCAAGGGTGTGACAAATGAGGTGTTCAAGAGGCTGAGAAGGAAGCTGAGCATGGTGGACTTGGACCAACTGAAgtgaggtggtgtgttgaaactactgtttttagcacttcagttggcgtaaccggttacgcctgttaccGTAACCGCTTACGAACCCGTGGAACAGATTCACTGTAGATGTTgcgtttgcgtaaccggttacgctgtttgccgtaaccggttacactgaagcccagctgtttttctgtttgtttttgggtGCTTTAAGTCATTCCAATTGTTTTGTAacttgtactatataaggagctcactactcctattttgtggttaatgccaattcactatctcaccctcaattactctctctctctattatttctcttcattctctaatcttcatcttcttcaattcatcATTTTCTCATTAAAGAAATCTTAATTTGATTTGCATGTTCCAACAGATTCATCACTAAAGCATTGATATTAACCTTCACGTGAATATATAAAATTGGATAAGCTATATTGATTAGATGAAGTAGAGTAATAATACACCACAAGTTCATGGagtgtttaaaataattttaatttaaattgttaaTTTAAATTGTTAATTGATCTCAATGTCTCTAATTACTCACTATATTGCATTTTCCAACTATATTTTATTCTACTATACAAATTTTCTGAATTGCATattctatttataaaaacatATCACATAATTTGGTtaataaaatacttaacaagatgGAGTAGTtagtaattttaaatatttgaagtattttttatttcaaatttactaacaaattgatttttataaatatattatagacAAAATAATTATctatataattctaattatttgatttttgaatATTAGTTGATGCATGCATTATTGTTCTAGGTGATGATATTAATTTCTTCGTAGATATTTTATTGAAACTCACTCTTTTCACTGACACTCACTATCTTTTACTGAAACTCAttatttttacgggtcactatcaccacaataccttttTAACCTTTAACTCAATAAAATGTACTAGAgttttaagttttaaatttttatcaattatgtatttaaaaatttataaattttgtaacAAATCCTTAGGTACTAAACCCGATGTAAAATTTACTAACAGGAATTTTATTACTAAAAGTCAttatttttacgggtcactatcaccacaataccttttttattttattcaacaaaatatttgtacTTAGTGATATTTGTAATATTTCACTTCCAAGGATGATGTTTCACATTAACATTTCTAAATATATTCTTAAGAACCATTAAGGTATATGTGCTCCTTTcgtttgtactatattattcacattaagatatgaattacccgtgcggacgcacgggtcttctactagtttgaatttatattattatattgtgtTGATAAAGTtgctcttattttatttatttattatttaaaataaaatgtactattttttttaaccaaaagagaaggatatcattaaaataaaaaggaaGGGGACCAAGTCAAAACCTCTCAGTGACAGAGTCTAAGTCTAGGGGTACCTTCCTTGTCTAGCAAGAATTCTTTAAGGATATCCGTATGCACATAATTAAACCAATTGTCATTTTTACATTTTAAACCAATACTAGCCAAGGCATCCGCACAAATATTGGCTTCTCTAAAAATGTGAGTAATCATGAAATCAATCTTTAAAGTATAATCCAAACACTTAAGCCAACGAGACTGGACCTTCCAAGGCACTAAAGAGTGATCTTTAAAAGCTTTGAAACCCATGCTACAGTCTGACTCAATCCAAAGTTTACTAATTTTCCTTCTATTAGCCTCTTCCAAAGCCACAATAGCTGCTAAAAACTCGGTCATCTCAGGAGTAACATCACCAAGAAAGGCAGCAAGCTAAGAATATGGCTGGACTCGTGATCCTGAAAAATTCCCCCACAAGCTGAAGTAGAAGGATTACCTATAGCTACACCATCAATGTTACACTTTAGCCAGCCAATCAAAGGAGGAGTCCAAAGAACTTCTTGTGTATGATTACTTCTTGAgttgatcttcatcttcagtTTCTCTTAGagcagatttagagcaacaactcttgtgtatGATTGCTTATTGATTTGATCTTCATCTATGATACTTCAATAATGTGTAGTGAAGAATGTTTGAACTCAGAGATATGATTATTCTTCAGAGTATGAGTTCATTGTGTTATGTTGGTGTTGTTTGAATCAGTTCATTGTTTGATACCACCATCACACACtcttgaaggagtgattttgtgtgtatatatatatcttCAGACTCTTGCACATTAGTCTTGGTTtttggagagagaaataaatGGTTGcgtgtttgctttttgcttttgttttctccaatgagctgcatgtggataacttcttcaatcaaccttgggagttgcgtTTTTGTGTGTTGCAGCTGCcttgctaatgattatgtttCTAACATCATTCAAACTTCATGATCTTTTGTTTGAGCTTGGAATATATCTTCTGTATCAGTATGTATGCAACGTTTTGGTGCTTTATCAGAAGTTGTCTTCAGACTTGAGCAattgtgtatttgttcatctttgCACATCAAGTTCTAATAGTACTTGTATTGAGTCGTCTTCTGAAATCAGAAACGTATAATTAGAgttgcttatacaaaatttatttgcttgttatcatcaaaacactaaaattatgtttagaaccaaactatgttctaacatgaTGTATGTTAAGTGATGCATTGTTTGGAAGTGAAATCatgttgtgtatattgtgcaatgttggaaagatgtgattgtgtagtttaagagagagagatcgtcttaaatgcatgagtcttgttttgttacacacttacacaagcatgagtctttgaaagtggcaatgtcggaTAATCTCgtgaagattatttgcttgtcccaaatctaacgccgaatggaatttgaaagcttaacaccgaatggagctttgaggtggttatctagtctgtaGAGAATGACAACCGGCTTTCCATAAATGATAACGgggggatccacatgcatattgcatagattcatacttgagtcgcacgtgtcggtgtgaattgtgttttgtgtgattatgtggtatgatTTGTGTGGGTTGATTATTTGATGagtgatgcatatatatatatatatatatatatatatatatatatatggaatttgtgaattgataattgtatacttGATGATATTTCATTATTGGATTACAATTGTTTAGTGGGTAATTGGATATGATTACTTGTATGATGGAATTTGGTTGGTTGATTCTAAACATTTTAACCTTGATATATGGATATGAAAGCATGTTTcaagaagagtgatgaattgtgaaatgtatgcttgtttatgttttgcatttcccattattatgttttctataataatttgaactctcacccttctgtttgaatgttatcctttgttagTAACATGCAGGTtcagacgagtagtagcttgttcgAGGATTAGCCGAAGAGCTTCCGAgttttgttgtttgattaggtagcgagtcatatgctctgatcatgtaacacttgggggatttctttagacttatgcttatgtttggatatcgctattttctatgttttgttggatattttggatgtatttgtttgataTCTTGGATACGTTGTTTTAAGGCTATGTAGCCTAGATTGTGAATTTCAAGTAACATGGTTGTTGGTGTTACTTTggaattggtagatgaatatagtatgggatatattcattgaatttATGTGATAGCAAATCCTATTTTTTTCCGCAagtgtttatgcataatgtatgaaagcatgcgATTTTCAAATTGTGTTAGAATATGATTAGTGCATATTATGAATGTTGAatgtttgttttaggttttcatgttaatgaaaataacatgtgaaacCCTTTTTTCTTTATGCATGATTACTTTGTGAATTGTATGTTATAATTTAGGGTTAGAAAGGGGTGTTATATGTCTCTGCACTCATAAATGCAAGTTCTATGTTTATCAATGGAATGGTGAAAAAGTTACCAACAAGATGTGGATGGAATAGACTAGAGACATTGTCAATGATAATAGTCATATCACTAAATGGAAGATAAAATGTAGATATTTCCTTATGCCACCacttaataaaagaaaataacaacGGGGCACCAAGTATAATCAGCAAACAATCCACTAGTGACAGCATACCATCATCACCATCTACTAGTGTCATAACCACCTTTGGCATATGCACTACCGAGAATTTATTCAAATTTAGCTCATGAGTAGAGACCTCAATGAGATTTAGTCTTATAAAAATTAAAGCATAAACCATTAGTTACTTTCAATTAATCACTAATACaataaatcaatatttttttaagtttaatcCTCCCTTACATAATATGAAGGAAATGTGATCGGCATAACCTAACAATAATGTAAGGTCATAGGGCCCTCCAATGAAGCTTTCACCTATAGGAATATCATGATGATCACACGTATCAGCTTGATGAAGCACTTCTGTATCAGCCTCTAGCTCAACATAATCAGTCACAACAACTTTTACCTCATTATTGTTGCCTCTAAAATGACAAACTCTACCTCTTATACGATAGAGAatatgtaacacccgtatttagttaattatttaattatatacattcaaattacttagaatttaattattgaatttgtggagtgttgagaattgttgacatgggtttttatgattaattagttgattaattaattgattaagttgtagaaatagtattgaagaaatactagatttattatatggacttaattaagtgatggtggtagtaaaaggtggggtgtgaatgttagtcCCAATAGGTCTAATGAAATTAGATTAAGATAAGGATTacgctaattagaagagaaaaagtcttggggaattggtcatgggaagttgtagagaagagagaaaataggagagaaattcgttcccgtttttcttgcagcagtctcactaaatcgaagatccccgattcgttaaccgttggatcgtcaccaaattttgtgggtaggttcgaaacacctatagctaacttttgaccgttgggatatttaaaataaggtctgagttgtgagatatcatcatcgcaatgtagctgcatatttgggaaatttttcagcttttgattctgattaaaagaggcaatggttgggagctaaggctagatggcttcgatcggtagaattttAGAACAGACTCCGAAtataaggtaaggggtggggttctaactctataaccggattcatgatgaatgatatgtgggggttaaattcgtaggaaattattcctgataatttgttgtgattctgtcgtgttgattcgatgaaattagttattgttgtggtgataattgttgttgttttatgcgatgttgaaggatgtttcagtgacgatgtatatctctatttattagtatagcgacgatataagcttatgccttgtgacgatgatgttgtttgttgtgtgtgtttgttgcattcatatacatatgcatttttggcgacggcctggattggcaaattagtgacgaaggcttatgccttgatgcctctgtttaactggcaattggcgatgggggctgaagccctgggtaccacatgcatgtgcatttgttagagtctcgttatatgtggcatgagtgtgatttaattgtgacgtgatgtgacttgagttgttgaattgtgataatgtgaatttgtaattataagttgttatactaatgacgtgttgtgacaagtattgtctggaagatgagaaatagttgttataactattaatatgttgtcgttattgatttttgttaattataactgttcaggttaattgttattataaatgtagtctgaaagctgtaacatgataatttcgtatgattaaattctaatatattgtttatcatgcgtttgtttatattggtagatatctcaccctttctgaatgatgtttccctatcatgggaaattgacaggtactcaagatagcggtggaagtttgaagtgattttatgaagtctttagttgctgttattcgagttggtgtcttgctctgatacgtagcactcggggggataaagagattgttttatttattatgttgtttgctgaatttttaagtgaactatgttttaaattgtaacttaaagttaccgtgcaatgatgctacgacttgaattgaatatttatgaagtttgttgattccgctgcaagttaattattgaatttaaacaaagtgatttttagtaatgatttgattatcgttttaaatttttgTGCTATGTACCTATGAgggaaggcaaataagccgtaactgtttttgaaatgacgaatatgtgatacctcaaatgaacttgtttgaaatttatactctgattttattatatttttcgggtagaatttggggtgttacagaataCATGGTCCAGCGTGTCTTCGATCCTCTTATTGTGAAAACTAGTGGGAGCTACTTTACCCACCCTGGTGCGCAACTGATCGTCACCATTATTTGCACTGTCATCACTAGAGTTCTCTACAACGTCTGTTACAGGTCTATCGCTCAATCTATGTTTGATCCCCCTATTATCTCTTTTTTggggttttggtccccctattttaaaatccggaattttagtccctttattttagttttttgaggattttagtCCCCTTGTGAATTCGAagtcaatttttaatgaaatggaactcacattgatgacatgttcaacatgaatcttaaataaaattagttttttttaacagTTCATTGCTGAACTACCAATGACACATCATCAATGTGagcgtcatttcatttaaaattgccttcgaatttgcagggggaccaaaatcctcaaaaaaacaaaaatatagggACTTAAATTCAGGATTTTAAAATAAGGggaccaaaactaaaaaaaagaataataaggggaccaaaattgcaattaagcctaataaaaattaaaaagaaactaCATATCTGATGATTAAAAAATCCGGTGTCACCCCTACAAGAATTCATGTGTCACCCCTCAAAACTAtcgattttttccaaaaaaattcgtGTCACCCTTGCATTCTCactaaatttttaaaaatcaatataaatcatAACATTTATATCAGACAATTTGAAAAATCGGTATTCACTTACGAATTTATGACAGACTTGTAGAACAATGAGataaaaaactatattttttagACCAACCttttaaaaatcatataaaaatacataaaaaatattgaatatatcTTAACTAAGCAGAAATCCGataaaaaaaataagtatttaaaaaaaaaacacatacgTTCATAATCAAGACCAACCTTTTTGTAAGACGCTCTTTGGGTACTTAACAAAAGATTCAAGTTGTCTCTTCCTTTAGTGAAtttatcaagtatgttttgaagaTTTCAATTTTACTTTTCAAGTATATTTCTTTCAATAAGTTTTTATTTTGCAATTCGAAGGAAAAACTAATGTCTTTGGAGATATAGACACTTTTTCTAATTTACTTGTttctttaattagttttttacaTATGGAAAACAAGCCTTGATAAGAAAAATAAGAGATTTTCTTTATGATTTGTGATAAGACACATATTTGTTTCTTCCTTACAAGAGGATTTCACATCATTATAATCCTAAGATACGTAGGCTCTCTAAActttttttcatggttttttagatcttctttgattttgagaaaaggttagacttattttgaaaaaatcgaCATTTACTTACGAATTCATGCCAGACTTATAAAAAAACGCCATAATCTTTTTATACCAATCTTTTGAAAATCccataaaaatacataaaaaaataccgcatatttcttaattaagaaaaaaatctagtaaaaacataaaatattaaaaaaaaaaaaatacttgtaAACATTGGGACAtttctttaaaattttttaaaaaatacaataattttttgaaaattcctaAATATTGTAAAAAATAGTACTTTGGTCGAATTATCTAatacaataattttaaaaaaatgtgagaTGTAAGATATCAATCTCTATTTATTGAACTATTTAATTTGGGCCAATAGTTGAAAATGAAGCCCAAAAAAAAGATTGAAATCTTGTGAGGCAAGACATTCTTATTTGCTTCATTTAATGAAAGATCCTTAAAAATCTTGTTGATTAATGGTAAATCCTTAAAagattttagggtttgtttagTTCCACATAACATAACGGTCACAAAAGAGTACTCATAGCTTCTATAAATAACAATTCGCGCTATCACTCTTAACATTCATCCtcatactctctctctctctccgcaAATCTATCTTTCGCAAACGATCACTTGTGCAGTAACAATAATGTTGATACCGCTTTCACTTGTTGACGATGTTGCTCTTTTTGATTTAGAACAACAACATCCTCGtacccacaacaacaacaacaacatgttaCCTGTCTTTGTTCTCTTTGATTCTCGTACCATGTCTCACTACCACCACCCAACAACACCACCTTCTTCTTCGTCTCACAACCACAACAATCTTCCAACAAGATTAATTTCTCACAACCGCAACAACAGCGTTTCATCAACACCAACCTTCTCTGTGGTTGATGAAACTCTTGTCTATCATTCTCATTTGGCCAACAACATTCCAAGAAGATCAAGGATTCATCCAACA encodes:
- the LOC131593276 gene encoding probable E3 ubiquitin-protein ligase RHA4A, with translation MLIPLSLVDDVALFDLEQQHPRTHNNNNNMLPVFVLFDSRTMSHYHHPTTPPSSSSHNHNNLPTRLISHNRNNSVSSTPTFSVVDETLVYHSHLANNIPRRSRIHPTTRSFNHAHPHHHYNGTTRASAAVVMDVQEHVTTSTEDAVESICSICLVDLPNASSTPIRLRCSHVFHTHCIQKWINIRKNCPLCRADV